The window GTACGAACAAAGCAGAAAAAAAAAACGACAGGTGCCATCACCTGTCGTTTACTTTTTTATTTATCCATTCTGTTTCGCTTTCTTAACCGCATGAGTAATGCTCGCTGCCAAGCCACCCCAGATAATTACGATTCCTAAGACCATCATAAATACAGCACTTGCTCCCATTATTTAGATACCTCCTTTTGATCTGGTACAGCTAACTTTTGCTTTTCCCATTTAAATAGAGAGAACAAAATTCCTACGACAATCGCAAGACCCGCTACTACCCAACCAGAGGTCACTAGGAATGATAATGGATAA of the Bacillus mesophilus genome contains:
- a CDS encoding methionine/alanine import family NSS transporter small subunit, coding for MGASAVFMMVLGIVIIWGGLAASITHAVKKAKQNG